From one Lolium rigidum isolate FL_2022 chromosome 4, APGP_CSIRO_Lrig_0.1, whole genome shotgun sequence genomic stretch:
- the LOC124650609 gene encoding uncharacterized protein LOC124650609, with protein sequence MLGRGLGMSAPQWRGGALDLRSALRSGGNLLFGLFVAAVLAFTLLAAVHSPEDPLLHPSSHQLTDFLTSATSNSTFLADDSVLRTGEDFATASNSSEAASSTVVAEALPFIKLSDVGSENTEAGTEKSVTVDTDTDGNSAAAAGAAAEEDKHIVEAVSCDTEAPVDCTGDRDLFNLLMRTAIEKFPDLHFYRFGRPVVVPESPMACDLAWRFRPAEDAKGRTTYYKDYRRFALTRDVNTCSLVVESVGEYHSGTGAKRSGKRKGKKGKKGKREAPVTTTTDFVPVKTQMRLDENAANADTTTAAEQVFVVGEAVNDSMPVVASESDFSRGRYLIYMGGGERCKSMNHYIWGFLCALGEAQFLNRTLVMDFSVCLNSRYTASGKDEEKDFRLYFDFEHLKESASVIDQSQFWTDWGKWHKKDRLKNHYTEDIKVTPMKLRDVKDTLVMRKFGNVEPDNYWSRVCEGETEAMIKRPWHLLWKSRRLMEIVSAIASRMSWDFDSMHIVRGEKAQNTQLWPNLDADTSPENLLVTLNDKVGAGRYLYIATDEADKSFFDPLNNKYQTRFLDDFKDLWDENSEWYAETKELNNGNPVEFDGYMRVAVDTEVFLRGKRKLETFNDLTRDCKDGVNTCAVSS encoded by the coding sequence ATGCTGGGTCGCGGGTTGGGGATGTCGGCGCCGCAGTGGCGCGGAGGCGCGCTCGACCTGCGCTCGGCGCTGCGGTCGGGCGGCAACCTCCTGTTCGGCCTCTTCGtggccgccgtcctcgccttcaCGCTCCTCGCCGCCGTCCACAGCCCCGAAGACCCGCTGCTGCAcccttcctcccaccagctcaccGACTTCCTCACCTCCGCCACCTCCAACTCCACCTTCCTCGCCGACGACTCCGTGCTCCGCACCGGGGAGGACTTCGCTACCGCCTCCAACTCTTCCGAGGCCGCCTCGTCCACCGTCGTCGCCGAGGCGCTCCCGTTCATCAAGCTGTCGGACGTCGGCTCCGAGAATACGGAGGCGGGGACGGAGAAGTCCGTCACCGTCGACACCGACACCGACGGCAACTCGGCCGCGGCCGcgggcgccgccgccgaggaggacaAGCATATAGTCGAGGCGGTCTCCTGCGACACCGAGGCGCCAGTGGACTGCACGGGGGATAGGGATCTCTTCAACCTGCTCATGCGTACGGCGATCGAGAAGTTCCCCGACCTCCACTTCTATCGCTTCGGCCGCCCAGTCGTCGTGCCGGAGAGCCCCATGGCGTGCGACCTCGCCTGGCGCTTCCGCCCGGCCGAAGACGCCAAGGGGCGCACCACCTACTACAAGGACTACCGCCGCTTCGCGCTCACCCGCGACGTCAACACATGCTCCCTCGTGGTGGAAAGCGTGGGCGAGTACCACTCCGGCACCGGCGCCAAGCGTAGCGGAAAACGCAAGGGCAAGAAGGGCAAGAAGGGAAAGCGTGAGGCGCCAGTGACGACCACCACGGACTTTGTGCCCGTCAAGACACAGATGAGGCTCGACGAGAATGCTGCCAATGCAGACACCACCACTGCTGCAGAGCAGGTGTTTGTTGTAGGTGAGGCCGTCAATGACAGCATGCCGGTCGTCGCTTCTGAGTCTGATTTCAGCCGTGGAAGGTACCTCATCTACATGGGTGGTGGCGAGAGGTGCAAGAGCATGAACCACTACATCTGGGGATTCTTGTGCGCGCTCGGCGAGGCACAGTTCTTGAACCGGACACTTGTTATGGACTTCAGCGTCTGCCTGAACTCACGGTATACTGccagtggcaaggatgaagaaaaAGATTTCAGGCTCTACTTTGATTTCGAGCACTTGAAGGAATCTGCATCTGTGATCGATCAGAGTCAATTCTGGACTGATTGGGGGAAATGGCACAAGAAAGATCGGCTGAAGAATCACTATACTGAAGACATTAAGGTGACCCCGATGAAACTTCGTGATGTGAAGGACACGTTGGTTATGAGGAAGTTTGGAAATGTTGAGCCAGATAACTACTGGTCGCGTGTGTGCGAGGGTGAGACGGAGGCCATGATCAAGCGGCCGTGGCATTTGTTGTGGAAATCGCGTCGCTTGATGGAGATTGTGTCTGCCATTGCCTCTCGGATGAGCTGGGATTTTGATTCGATGCACATCGTGAGAGGAGAGAAGGCCCAAAACACACAGCTGTGGCCAAACCTTGATGCAGACACCTCACCGGAAAATCTCCTTGTGACACTCAATGATAAGGTTGGTGCTGGCCGGTATTTGTACATTGCCACCGATGAGGCTGATAAATCATTCTTCGACCCACTCAACAACAAGTACCAAACACGCTTCCTGGATGATTTCAAGGATCTGTGGGATGAAAACAGTGAATGGTATGCTGAAACCAAGGAGCTAAACAATGGCAATCCAGTGGAATTCGATGGGTACATGAGGGTTGCAGTCGACACTGAGGTGTTCCTCAGGGGGAAGAGGAAGTTAGAGACATTCAACGACCTTACACGTGATTGCAAGGATGGTGTCAATACATGCGCAGTTTCCTCCTGA